A single Papilio machaon chromosome 12, ilPapMach1.1, whole genome shotgun sequence DNA region contains:
- the LOC106713755 gene encoding glucose-fructose oxidoreductase domain-containing protein 1 — protein MLPGIGVFGTGSVAKVLVPFLREKGFSVEAIWGTTLQEAEATAKELKIPFFTNKIDDVLLKKNVNLVFIVCAPNLHAQISVKALGIGKHVVCDKPAGLCQAEALKMVRAAQYYPTLISIINHSLRFLPAFSYMRKSIVDGYLGNPEELTLIDVRVQMGSLLGNTYNWLCDDTMGGGTLTLVGSHVIDLVTFLTGQKVVKVHGVLRTFVEETDKVNGIRKITAPDFCTFQLQMDKGLLVTATLNNHLPGPCFNQEIYVCSKKGYLVVRGGDLHGKLHKVSKNIPEEENKRAHDKEDVIYVDVEDLSCTSSIIPKPYIKGLCKMISALKEAFLPVKEQMDWIKEPVRAAATFEDGQRVQATMEALRKSSEDGCWTTVQLLTEPPDPNPALSAAVRRTAISLQ, from the coding sequence ATGCTTCCCGGAATAGGTGTATTTGGAACAGGATCAGTTGCTAAAGTACTGGTCCCATTCTTGAGGGAAAAAGGATTTTCAGTGGAAGCCATATGGGGCACAACACTGCAAGAAGCCGAAGCAACTGCGAAGGAGCTAAAGATACcgttttttactaataaaattgatgacgttttgttaaagaaaaatgtcaACTTAGTTTTTATAGTTTGTGCGCCAAATCTTCATGCTCAGATCTCAGTGAAGGCTCTTGGTATTGGTAAGCATGTTGTGTGTGACAAGCCTGCAGGGCTGTGCCAAGCGGAAGCTCTTAAAATGGTGCGAGCTGCACAATATTATCCAACacttatttcaataataaaccATTCATTACGATTCTTACCGGCCTTCAGCTATATGAGAAAGTCTATTGTAGATGGTTACTTGGGCAATCCTGAAGAGTTAACCTTAATTGATGTCCGTGTTCAAATGGGCTCTTTACTTGGTAACACTTACAACTGGTTATGTGATGACACAATGGGTGGAGGAACATTGACACTTGTTGGAAGTCATGTCATTGATCTGGTGACATTTTTAACAGGACAGAAAGTTGTGAAAGTACATGGTGTCCTAAGGACATTTGTAGAAGAGACTGATAAAGTTAATGGTATAAGAAAGATCACAGCTCCAgatttttgtacatttcaGTTGCAAATGGATAAAGGATTGTTAGTGACAGCAACATTAAACAATCATTTACCTGGCCCATGCTTTAACCAAGAAATATATGTTTGCAGTAAAAAGGGTTATTTAGTTGTAAGAGGTGGAGATTTACATGGGAAACTACATAAAGTTAGTAAGAATATTCCAGAAGAAGAAAATAAGAGGGCACATGACAAAGAAGATGTGATATATGTTGATGTTGAAGATTTGAGTTGTACATCCAGTATTATTCCTAAACCATACATAAAAGGTTTGTGTAAAATGATTAGTGCTCTTAAAGAGGCATTTCTCCCTGTGAAGGAGCAAATGGATTGGATTAAAGAGCCAGTCAGAGCAGCAGCTACATTTGAAGATGGTCAGAGAGTGCAAGCCACTATGGAAGCATTAAGAAAATCAAGTGAGGATGGTTGTTGGACCACAGTGCAACTTCTGACGGAACCACCGGATCCTAATCCTGCATTATCCGCAGCTGTCCGACGCACAGCTATATCTTTGCAGTAA